The sequence GAATGATCATAAGATAGAAGTAGGTGATAAGGGATCACTGAGCTTTAGGCCAAGCAAAGAGCTTATTAAAAGGTTTAATAAAGTTAGTAACTGATAAATACATACATATCTTAACTAGATTTTAGTGCTTAGTATATTGGGTTAATGGCATTTTAGAACATAATAAAAATAGATAAAGTATGATAGAAAAAAACACTCAATTTTATGAAGCAATAGAGAAGGGTGATAAACAAAAAGTTATAGAACTTATTAATGAAGATCCGACATTACTAGGATACACCATTGGAGACGGTACTTCTGCGATACATTGGGCAACCTATGAAGGGTACAATGAGATAATTGAGTTTCTAATAAGCAAAGGTGTGGATGTTAATGCAGAAACCGATGAAGGAGAAACTGCCCTACATATTGCTGCCTATGAAGGATATAATCAAACTGTAGAGTTATTATATAGGAATGGTGCAGTTTTTTCACCGTTAGAAGTATATGACAACTTACAAGAGGGAATAAAAGGAAATATTATTAAAGATGAAAAGTTAATAAAAATAATAAGGCATAATATGATAAGAAGGTTGGAAGAGCTTAGTCTAATTCAACTAAGCACCATAGGTGATAATACCGATAACATAATTACCAAAATTAAAGAAAGTATTAATTTTGGTAATAATCCTTTTATGGAATTAATTATAGATGCTCTTGTTATTAGTGATATAAAAATAGAGAATGATTGCATACAGAGTTATAATGTAGAAAATATATTTGATAATTTGTATAGTCAAAGTGCTTATAATTCGTATTATAAGTGCCTATATTTCTTTATTGAAAATGGTTTTAGGCTGAGTGATATTGTTTCTGTAGCTGAGCCTGCGCACGAAAATAAGCAAGATGTAAAAAAACAAAGGATTGAGAATCCGGCAATAGAACAAGAGGTGCGCATAAAAAGAAAGATTCCAAAACTTTTTGCTATTATAGCTCAGCATATAGCCAATGGCTCTATAAATGAATGTAGAGGGTATGCAAGTATATATCAAAGAATACAGGAAGATAATATAGCAGTAGGAGAAGTTATTGTTCCTATGGAAGTAAAGGAAAAGATTCTAGACTGTCTGGTTGATAGGAGAACTGATGCCACCTTTGAAGTACTGCCATCTAAGCAGGAAGCTAACTCATGGATTAGCAAAGCTTTGAAACAGGAATTTATAATCTTGCGTAGTAGTTAAAGTTTATGAACTAATATACAAATATTAAGTATTAATCTTTTGCAATGTTATCGGTAATTATGAGTAGTTAGTTACAGTAAAATACTTGATTGAAAATGAGGCAGATATAAAAAAACAGCCTGAGCTTTGGCCATCTTACAATTAAATATTTATTTCCTATATCAAAAATATTTAAATAACTTCTTACATATTTAAATTGGCATACTGTTTTTTATTTTTGCCTTACAAAATATAAGCTATCTTTTAACCGTATGGGATAAACCCTCATAGCCATAAAGGAAGAACAAGTTGATAACCAAGCGAGTAGCTATATTATTGTTATTTATTTTAATAATTAGTAGCATAAAATTAACAATAATAGTGTATTTAAGTAATATAAATATTTTATGGAATTATACTAGTATTCATTACTATTAGTAATAATTAATATGTGAATATGTAATTGGTAACTTTATTAATAAGAGGAATAATATGAGTTTTTCTAATCCCTTTAGTTTATCTGAATTAGACGGAAGCAACGGTTTTAAGATTAACGGGGCAGTAGTAGGTGGGAATGCAGGCCATGCAGTAAGCAGTGCAGGGGATATAAACGGCGATGGTATTGCGGATCTGATTATTGGCGCTGAAAGTGTTAATTACCCGGCAGGGGCTAGTTATGTAGTATTTGGAAGCAAAACTCCATTTGCCTCAAGTATTAACGTATCTGATCTGGATGGAAGCAATGGTTTTAGACTAAACGGGGCATCGGGTGATAATGCAGGCATTTCAGTAAGTAGAGCAGGGGATATAAACGGCGACGGCATCGATGATCTGATTATCGGTGCATATCGTGCTAATTCTAATGCAGGTGCAAGCTATGTAGTATTTGGAAGTAAAACCCCGTTTTCTTCAAGTATTAACTTATCCGGTTTGGATGGAAGCAATGGTTTCAAACTAAACGGGGCAGCTAGTGATAGTGCAGGTAATTCGGTAAGCAGTGCAGGGGATATAAACGGCGATGGTATTGATGATTTAATTATTGGTGCTCCTAACGGTAATTCTAATACAGGGGGTGGTTATGTAGTATTTGGAAGTAAAACCCCGTTTTCTTCAAGCATTAACTTATCCGGTTTGGATGGAAGCAACGGGTTCAAACTAAACGGGGAAGTATCGAGTAGCTTTTCAGGTAATTCAGTAAGCAGTGCA comes from Candidatus Jidaibacter acanthamoeba and encodes:
- a CDS encoding ankyrin repeat domain-containing protein, encoding MIEKNTQFYEAIEKGDKQKVIELINEDPTLLGYTIGDGTSAIHWATYEGYNEIIEFLISKGVDVNAETDEGETALHIAAYEGYNQTVELLYRNGAVFSPLEVYDNLQEGIKGNIIKDEKLIKIIRHNMIRRLEELSLIQLSTIGDNTDNIITKIKESINFGNNPFMELIIDALVISDIKIENDCIQSYNVENIFDNLYSQSAYNSYYKCLYFFIENGFRLSDIVSVAEPAHENKQDVKKQRIENPAIEQEVRIKRKIPKLFAIIAQHIANGSINECRGYASIYQRIQEDNIAVGEVIVPMEVKEKILDCLVDRRTDATFEVLPSKQEANSWISKALKQEFIILRSS
- a CDS encoding integrin alpha: MSFSNPFSLSELDGSNGFKINGAVVGGNAGHAVSSAGDINGDGIADLIIGAESVNYPAGASYVVFGSKTPFASSINVSDLDGSNGFRLNGASGDNAGISVSRAGDINGDGIDDLIIGAYRANSNAGASYVVFGSKTPFSSSINLSGLDGSNGFKLNGAASDSAGNSVSSAGDINGDGIDDLIIGAPNGNSNTGGGYVVFGSKTPFSSSINLSGLDGSNGFKLNGEVSSSFSGNSVSSAGDINGDGIDDLIIGAPYANSQKGISYVVFGSKTPFSSSINLSG